From a single Bacteroidales bacterium genomic region:
- a CDS encoding S8 family serine peptidase: MKRIFFVLILMFFYLTTDAQYIVSKFRVTFTDKNNSPYSIDNPQEFLSQRAIDRRTKQNIPVSVDDLPVNAWYIDSLKNAGAIVLTVSKWFNCVTIQTTDINVMNKVLSFPFVIDVDSLAETSLKKGVKLKKHKDTMEGNLNYINNTPLLSSQPNIKMHENTTSYDYGNAYSQVHMIGTDYLHEQNYRGENMVIAVLDAGFFNVNSLRAFDSLWHNGQILGTKDFVEPGGDVFQRSTHGMMVLSIMGGNIPGELIGTAPKAKYWLLRSEDSDSEYPIEEDNWVVAAEFADSVGADIINSSLGYTDFYYDDWSYTYQNMDGQTARSTLGAKMASSRGILVVNSAGNSGNNDWFYIGAPADAENIITVGAVNSKGNISNFSSRGPTADGRLKPTVCAMGEGTYVSSSSGSITSGNGTSFSSPVIAGSMACLWQANPNKTNLQIIEAVIASGNRYLNPGPEYGFGVPNLMAANLILNGNSFQNFDKENNLTVFPNPFEETFQIIFYSSDTTAMDIFLYDMTGKVVYQKEKVLRTLGCNSINISAIGDLSKGYYTLKTITSNATYSTKIMKLK; the protein is encoded by the coding sequence ATGAAAAGAATATTTTTTGTTCTCATCTTGATGTTTTTTTATCTAACTACTGATGCACAATATATAGTTTCTAAATTCAGGGTTACTTTCACTGATAAAAACAACTCTCCTTATTCCATTGATAACCCCCAGGAATTTCTAAGCCAAAGAGCAATTGACAGGAGAACCAAACAAAACATCCCTGTTTCTGTTGACGATTTGCCTGTAAACGCATGGTATATTGACAGTTTAAAAAACGCAGGCGCAATCGTATTGACTGTTTCAAAATGGTTTAATTGTGTTACCATTCAAACAACAGATATCAATGTGATGAACAAAGTTCTCTCCTTTCCCTTTGTAATCGATGTTGATTCTTTGGCAGAGACATCTCTGAAAAAAGGCGTAAAACTAAAGAAACATAAAGACACCATGGAAGGAAACCTGAACTATATTAACAACACTCCTCTTCTATCAAGTCAACCAAATATTAAAATGCATGAAAATACGACATCATATGATTACGGAAATGCTTATTCACAAGTTCATATGATAGGTACAGATTATTTACATGAACAGAATTATCGTGGTGAAAATATGGTTATTGCTGTTTTGGATGCGGGTTTTTTTAATGTAAATTCTTTGCGCGCTTTTGACAGTTTATGGCATAATGGCCAGATTTTAGGCACAAAAGATTTTGTTGAACCTGGAGGCGATGTATTCCAGAGAAGTACTCACGGAATGATGGTACTATCTATTATGGGAGGTAATATTCCCGGAGAACTAATAGGCACAGCCCCCAAAGCAAAATACTGGCTTCTGCGTTCAGAAGATTCTGACAGCGAGTACCCAATAGAAGAAGATAACTGGGTGGTTGCAGCTGAATTTGCTGACAGTGTTGGGGCTGATATAATCAACTCATCACTTGGATATACTGATTTTTACTACGACGACTGGAGTTATACATATCAGAATATGGACGGGCAAACGGCACGTTCGACACTAGGAGCAAAAATGGCTTCTTCACGGGGAATACTTGTGGTTAACAGCGCAGGCAACTCGGGTAACAATGATTGGTTCTATATTGGCGCTCCTGCCGATGCAGAAAATATTATTACAGTTGGTGCTGTTAACTCAAAGGGCAATATCTCAAATTTCAGTTCAAGAGGCCCCACAGCTGATGGAAGATTAAAGCCTACTGTTTGTGCAATGGGAGAAGGAACATATGTTTCCTCTTCATCAGGTAGCATTACTTCCGGAAATGGGACTTCCTTTTCTTCACCTGTCATTGCAGGCTCTATGGCGTGTTTATGGCAGGCAAACCCTAACAAAACAAATTTGCAAATAATTGAAGCAGTTATCGCTTCCGGAAACAGATATCTGAATCCCGGGCCAGAATATGGATTCGGTGTCCCCAATCTTATGGCCGCAAACCTTATACTTAATGGAAATTCATTCCAGAATTTTGACAAGGAGAACAACCTGACTGTATTCCCCAACCCTTTTGAAGAAACATTTCAGATAATCTTTTATTCAAGCGATACGACTGCAATGGATATTTTTTTATATGACATGACAGGGAAAGTGGTTTATCAGAAAGAAAAAGTTTTACGCACATTAGGATGTAACAGTATAAACATCTCTGCTATTGGTGATTTATCAAAAGGTTATTACACCTTAAAAACGATAACATCAAACGCAACTTATTCGACAAAAATTATGAAGTTGAAATAA
- a CDS encoding PKD domain-containing protein — MQKRIFILLFLLFALYFKNFTFGQLNGIYTIGNAPSDYQTFTAALNDLHSQGIISSVVFEIKPGTYTEQISINPITGANATNTITFQPQDNNVSSVTLQFSSSASAANNYVIKLDGADFINFDKLTIIRTDTFLYSRVIEISGSARKNSFTNNIIEGNTNQNTKIVASVIGTDSSGSKSYNTFNNNIIRYGSHGLFYVGQSNTIPDSCVIVSNNQFIGQFAKGLRMKYQRFLNISNNEITSNVINNNYNAMYFQYSNDTMRIVNNKIAIATGYGINMWNCNETVVVNALIANNFISIISNQTSINAIGIYIFNSKYQHILHNSINVQNGTPINSSCINLNGSSTASLYIKNNIFKNSGGGYAYYVSKTTSTPIAASNYNDLFVGTGNYIGYWQYSENISPPLTNWQNVSSFDQNSFTTNPNYISSTDLHVTSTVLNGAATNNLSPFVISTDIDGDIRNATTPDVGADEFHINDLGIDSVLMPASGVYCQNTEFNVKVRIKNYGYNNYNGAISVYYRIAEGTQVNETTPSLSIPAGGTQEYTFSNTETPDTTGQFVFIAGTNITEDNNRANDTSSNIIPILKLPVAGFTYEINELEATFTNTSENAILYLWNFGDGSANSNAANPVHTFPAYGNYNIMLVASNACSSDIENQSIGIVGIIENSSTELIAVSPIPADDYIIIDITQETELVKSVSIMDINGKLICSRSLLNNSSKQYKLSVSDFTEGMYFLIMNFENKIVCKKILIHRN; from the coding sequence ATGCAAAAAAGGATTTTCATCTTACTATTTTTGTTGTTCGCCCTGTATTTCAAAAATTTTACTTTTGGACAGTTAAATGGAATTTATACAATTGGAAACGCACCCTCTGATTATCAAACTTTTACTGCAGCCCTGAACGACTTACATTCACAAGGTATTATCAGCAGTGTCGTATTCGAAATAAAACCCGGAACTTATACCGAACAAATATCTATTAACCCCATTACCGGCGCAAATGCAACTAATACAATTACATTTCAACCACAAGACAACAATGTCAGCTCTGTAACACTACAATTTTCATCATCTGCCTCAGCTGCAAATAATTATGTTATTAAGCTTGACGGAGCTGATTTCATCAATTTTGACAAGCTGACCATCATAAGAACTGACACTTTCTTGTACAGCAGGGTAATAGAAATTTCAGGCTCGGCTCGCAAAAACTCATTCACAAATAATATTATTGAAGGTAATACCAATCAAAATACTAAAATTGTAGCTTCAGTTATTGGAACTGACAGTTCCGGCAGTAAAAGTTATAATACTTTTAACAATAATATTATCAGATACGGTTCTCATGGCTTATTTTATGTCGGTCAAAGCAACACTATCCCCGATTCTTGCGTGATTGTGTCAAACAATCAATTTATTGGCCAGTTCGCCAAGGGATTACGCATGAAATACCAAAGATTCCTCAACATCAGTAATAATGAAATAACTTCTAATGTAATAAACAATAATTATAATGCCATGTATTTCCAATATTCAAACGATACCATGCGCATTGTGAACAATAAAATTGCTATTGCAACAGGTTATGGCATTAATATGTGGAATTGTAATGAAACTGTTGTAGTAAATGCTCTTATTGCAAATAACTTCATTTCAATAATCAGCAATCAAACGAGCATTAACGCAATCGGAATTTATATTTTTAACAGCAAATATCAGCACATCCTTCATAATAGCATTAATGTACAAAATGGCACACCTATAAATAGTTCATGCATAAATTTAAACGGCAGTTCAACCGCAAGTTTATATATTAAAAATAATATTTTTAAAAATTCCGGTGGCGGATATGCTTATTATGTCAGCAAAACAACAAGCACTCCCATTGCAGCTTCCAATTATAACGACCTTTTCGTTGGCACAGGTAATTATATTGGGTACTGGCAGTACAGCGAAAATATTTCTCCCCCGCTTACCAATTGGCAGAATGTTTCTTCATTTGACCAAAATTCTTTTACTACCAATCCTAATTATATTTCCTCAACCGACCTGCATGTTACAAGCACAGTGCTGAATGGCGCCGCAACAAACAATTTATCTCCATTTGTTATTTCAACAGATATTGACGGAGATATAAGAAACGCAACAACACCTGATGTCGGGGCTGATGAGTTTCACATTAATGACCTCGGAATAGACTCAGTGTTGATGCCCGCTTCGGGGGTTTATTGTCAGAATACAGAGTTTAATGTTAAGGTTCGGATTAAAAATTATGGGTATAATAACTATAATGGTGCTATTTCGGTTTATTACCGTATTGCTGAAGGCACACAAGTAAATGAAACTACACCATCTTTGTCAATACCTGCCGGAGGAACTCAGGAATACACCTTTTCAAATACTGAAACACCAGATACCACAGGACAATTTGTATTTATAGCAGGAACTAATATCACGGAAGATAATAACCGGGCAAACGATACTTCGAGCAATATTATCCCCATTCTTAAACTTCCCGTTGCCGGATTTACATATGAAATAAACGAGCTTGAAGCAACCTTCACCAATACATCTGAAAATGCAATTCTTTACTTATGGAATTTTGGAGACGGTAGTGCCAACAGCAATGCCGCAAATCCTGTTCATACTTTTCCAGCTTATGGAAATTACAACATCATGCTCGTTGCTTCCAATGCATGCAGCAGCGATATTGAAAACCAATCAATCGGTATTGTTGGAATAATTGAAAATTCATCAACAGAGCTTATTGCTGTTTCTCCAATTCCTGCTGATGATTATATCATAATTGATATAACTCAAGAAACAGAACTTGTAAAATCTGTTAGTATCATGGATATCAATGGGAAACTGATTTGCAGTCGTTCACTACTAAATAATAGTTCAAAACAATATAAACTTAGTGTGTCAGATTTTACTGAGGGCATGTATTTTCTGATAATGAATTTTGAAAACAAAATTGTTTGCAAAAAAATACTGATTCACAGAAACTAA
- a CDS encoding M23 family metallopeptidase: MMKNLFVKISLIIIVLVLIIIKNTTFAQGNGEQTFEIIESLNDSIDLRSNFYDDTDSLSEYFPAHGLYETWDNDGIYYPQVDFSSKKDTTLLILCDNKTNFYTHPHKGHINSEYGYRRRRFHYGIDIDLNIGDSVKSAFDGMVRISKYHRGYGNVVVVRHFNGLETVYGHLSGFRVRENQMVKAGQILGYGGSTGRSTGPHLHFEVRYLGTPMNPRKVIDFEKFKLLSDTLLITNKTFAKSASKTYPKTSKSSYSGSSKGSGNYYYVKKGDTLGHIASKYGTSVSTLCKLNGISSKSILQIGQKIRVR; this comes from the coding sequence ATGATGAAAAACCTTTTTGTAAAAATATCACTTATAATTATTGTTCTTGTTTTAATCATTATTAAGAATACAACTTTTGCACAGGGAAACGGAGAGCAAACATTTGAAATTATCGAAAGCCTGAATGACAGCATTGACCTTCGTTCAAATTTTTATGATGACACGGATTCTCTCTCAGAATATTTTCCTGCTCACGGATTATATGAAACATGGGATAACGATGGGATATATTACCCTCAGGTAGATTTTTCAAGTAAAAAAGATACTACTTTATTGATTCTTTGCGATAATAAAACAAATTTCTATACTCATCCGCATAAAGGACACATCAATTCTGAATATGGTTATCGGCGTAGGCGTTTCCATTATGGAATTGATATAGATTTAAATATTGGTGATAGCGTTAAAAGTGCATTTGACGGCATGGTGCGAATTTCAAAATATCACAGAGGATATGGGAATGTTGTCGTGGTTAGGCATTTTAATGGCCTGGAAACTGTTTATGGGCATTTATCAGGATTCCGCGTCAGGGAAAACCAGATGGTTAAGGCCGGACAAATTCTCGGCTATGGTGGCAGCACAGGTCGTTCAACAGGGCCACACCTTCACTTTGAAGTACGTTATCTGGGCACACCTATGAACCCCAGAAAAGTTATAGATTTCGAAAAATTTAAACTATTAAGTGATACCCTTTTAATAACAAATAAAACTTTTGCAAAATCTGCCAGTAAAACTTACCCTAAAACCTCTAAATCCAGTTATTCAGGTAGTTCCAAAGGCTCTGGAAATTATTATTATGTCAAAAAAGGAGATACACTAGGTCATATTGCATCAAAATACGGGACTTCGGTTTCAACATTATGCAAGCTTAACGGTATCTCATCAAAAAGCATATTACAAATCGGCCAAAAAATCCGCGTCAGATAA
- a CDS encoding TonB-dependent receptor plug domain-containing protein translates to MLKTGIIGFFVFFTATFSFAQKPINDSIFLLQEVEIKTERYSNNIIGVKTIEIDSNYMKMFETKSLNDALAQISTLYIKSNGVSGLSTIAIRGTGTSHTAILWNGFNIHNPMNGGMDLSLVPVGFNNKISIQYNGPSALYGSGSIGGIIHLTDIPRFGKGLAVYAGADYGSFINYSANAGLEYSNQNNSSEFRAFFHEGKNNFSYSNLAKYGNPKEKQIHSDMKQYGASLNESYKFNDKNILNFRLWYQKSDRNIPPTMTQEFSSAEQGDEFLRSAAEWNNIGLRYRLFIRSALFYETYRYDEPDKNIFSKSKSLLSVDEAEIYVKIFPFHTINTGINYTYSKGICDYYSDAKTQQSLAVYVSYTAVSKKNLWKFNGSLRGEYNDMGLLPPMFSAGMEIKIYKELILYANFSRNYRVPTMNDMFWYPGGNPELKPENAYVEELGIKQNITCKKIKIHYSVSGYNNNVTNWIIWLPESYYWSPQNIQAVWGRGAESNIAADIPIRKSVLKIQLEAAYTKSTVEKSSNITSLGKQLIYTPEANAGLIILWSYNTFACSYNMNFVSARYTSPDNSEQLQSYLLGNIHLAKEFKIKDFGLGIFFHLNNIWNQEYQTIAWQAMPGINFNTGIKLNFNKKTNKT, encoded by the coding sequence GTGTTAAAAACAGGAATCATCGGCTTTTTTGTATTTTTTACAGCAACTTTTTCTTTTGCTCAAAAACCAATCAACGACTCCATTTTTTTACTGCAGGAAGTGGAAATTAAAACGGAACGTTATTCAAATAACATCATTGGAGTTAAAACCATTGAAATTGACAGCAATTATATGAAAATGTTTGAAACAAAAAGCCTGAACGATGCTCTGGCACAAATTTCAACACTATATATAAAATCTAATGGTGTGTCGGGATTAAGCACTATTGCAATAAGAGGAACCGGAACTTCTCATACTGCCATTTTGTGGAATGGCTTTAATATTCACAATCCCATGAATGGCGGCATGGACTTATCTTTAGTGCCTGTCGGGTTTAACAATAAAATATCCATACAGTATAATGGGCCATCAGCTTTGTATGGAAGCGGCTCCATTGGAGGAATAATTCATCTGACTGACATTCCAAGGTTCGGGAAAGGGCTGGCTGTTTATGCAGGGGCAGATTACGGCAGTTTCATCAATTATTCAGCAAATGCAGGTCTTGAGTATAGCAATCAAAATAACAGCAGTGAATTTAGAGCTTTTTTCCATGAAGGGAAAAATAATTTTTCTTATTCAAACTTGGCTAAATATGGCAATCCGAAAGAAAAACAAATTCACTCTGACATGAAACAATATGGAGCAAGCCTGAACGAATCCTATAAGTTCAATGATAAGAATATTCTTAATTTCCGCCTCTGGTATCAAAAAAGCGACAGAAATATCCCGCCAACAATGACACAGGAGTTCAGTTCGGCAGAACAGGGCGATGAATTTTTAAGAAGTGCGGCAGAATGGAATAATATCGGTCTGCGTTACCGGCTTTTTATCCGCTCGGCATTGTTTTATGAAACATACCGATACGATGAGCCCGATAAAAATATTTTCTCAAAAAGCAAGTCCCTTCTCTCTGTGGATGAAGCAGAGATATATGTCAAAATATTCCCTTTTCATACCATAAACACTGGAATAAACTATACGTATTCAAAAGGAATATGTGATTACTATTCTGATGCCAAAACACAGCAATCGCTGGCCGTTTATGTTTCCTATACCGCCGTAAGCAAAAAAAACTTATGGAAATTCAATGGCAGTTTACGAGGAGAGTACAACGACATGGGGCTGCTGCCGCCAATGTTTTCGGCAGGTATGGAAATTAAAATCTATAAAGAACTTATTTTATATGCTAATTTTAGCAGGAACTACAGGGTGCCAACCATGAATGATATGTTTTGGTATCCGGGAGGCAATCCAGAGCTTAAACCAGAAAATGCTTACGTCGAAGAGCTGGGAATTAAACAAAATATCACTTGCAAAAAAATAAAAATTCACTATTCTGTATCCGGTTATAATAATAATGTAACAAACTGGATAATATGGCTGCCCGAGTCGTATTACTGGTCGCCGCAAAACATTCAGGCCGTTTGGGGCCGGGGGGCTGAAAGCAATATAGCTGCTGACATTCCCATTCGAAAAAGCGTGCTGAAAATTCAACTCGAAGCCGCATATACCAAATCTACCGTTGAAAAAAGTTCAAACATTACTTCTCTTGGCAAACAGCTTATTTATACACCGGAAGCAAATGCAGGTCTCATTATTTTATGGTCATATAACACTTTTGCCTGTTCCTATAATATGAACTTTGTTTCAGCACGATATACCTCTCCGGATAATTCAGAACAACTTCAATCCTATCTGTTGGGGAACATCCATCTTGCAAAAGAATTTAAAATAAAAGATTTCGGCCTCGGAATATTTTTTCATCTTAATAATATCTGGAACCAGGAATACCAGACTATTGCTTGGCAGGCCATGCCCGGTATAAATTTCAACACAGGAATTAAATTAAATTTCAATAAAAAAACAAACAAAACATGA
- a CDS encoding DUF4465 domain-containing protein, producing MKTKKLSIITALVIIMLLLMPPVAKTQTISDFETPVLPADTFWNGSDGSGGFANGNAWFNNKFTDWGGGFTSWGGFSYSSMRDTLTQSFTNDLSAISCFGFNNSQQYAVCYVSVFDPLPVIRLTGIAQNDSVSGLYITNSTYGYLTMKNGDFATKKFGGADGTDPDWFTVAIYGYKDGMKKADSVLFYLADFRSADSTEDYIVKTWEWVDLKILGKVDSLEFNMFSTDTVGGFGINNPTYFCIDNLITNHNSFASVKENISEQILIYPNPANDFIYVKNIPVDKQATIFVNDIYGKIVFIIPVNESFAYLDIRHLSPGIYTIICNGLCAKFLKK from the coding sequence ATGAAAACAAAAAAATTATCAATTATCACTGCATTAGTAATTATAATGTTATTATTGATGCCCCCTGTAGCTAAAACTCAGACAATTTCTGATTTTGAAACCCCCGTTCTGCCTGCCGATACTTTCTGGAACGGAAGTGACGGCTCTGGTGGATTTGCAAATGGCAACGCCTGGTTCAATAACAAATTTACGGACTGGGGTGGTGGATTTACTTCATGGGGCGGTTTTAGTTACTCAAGTATGCGTGACACCCTGACACAGAGTTTTACTAATGACCTTAGCGCAATAAGCTGTTTTGGATTTAATAATTCGCAACAATATGCCGTCTGTTATGTGAGTGTTTTCGACCCTTTGCCGGTTATCAGGCTCACAGGAATAGCACAGAACGACAGTGTCAGCGGCCTTTATATTACAAATTCCACTTATGGATATCTTACCATGAAAAACGGGGATTTTGCCACAAAAAAATTCGGCGGGGCAGACGGCACTGACCCGGATTGGTTCACAGTTGCAATTTACGGGTATAAAGACGGCATGAAAAAAGCCGACAGTGTCTTGTTTTACCTTGCAGATTTCAGGTCAGCCGATTCTACTGAAGATTACATTGTAAAAACCTGGGAATGGGTAGATTTAAAAATTCTGGGAAAAGTTGACAGCCTGGAATTCAATATGTTCTCAACCGACACTGTTGGCGGGTTTGGTATTAACAACCCCACCTATTTCTGCATAGACAACCTTATCACAAATCATAATAGTTTTGCATCGGTAAAGGAAAATATTTCAGAACAAATTCTGATATACCCAAACCCCGCTAATGATTTCATTTATGTTAAAAATATTCCTGTAGATAAACAAGCAACAATATTTGTAAATGATATTTACGGAAAAATTGTTTTTATTATCCCAGTTAATGAATCGTTCGCATATCTTGATATCAGGCATCTCTCGCCAGGTATTTATACAATTATATGTAATGGATTGTGTGCAAAGTTTTTAAAAAAATAA
- a CDS encoding T9SS type A sorting domain-containing protein, which translates to MKYFLILILILPYAGLAQFPPPAGQTGTTAIYKDSTIIVSWASSCSVARGWQNIADTTLGRADVGDSSMATGQAGTNGVVSLGDGGYATLTFPNPITNGSSWDFAVFENGFTDTFLELAFVEVSSDGILFYRFPSTSLTDTLVQVEAYGGLDAAKLNNLAGKYRMFYGTPFDLEELKDSVELDINHITHVRIRDVVGSLDNNYATYDSHVKKINDPWPTPFNSSGFDLDAVGVINQIASVKENDNNTNLSFYPNPCRNTITINYNDISSGAILSILNLSGMCIKQQKIVEQTILINISDITPGIYLLRLASEKQTIYKKLIKL; encoded by the coding sequence ATGAAATATTTTCTCATACTGATTCTTATATTACCTTATGCTGGGTTAGCTCAATTTCCGCCACCTGCTGGACAAACAGGAACTACAGCCATTTATAAGGATAGTACTATTATTGTTTCATGGGCAAGCAGTTGTTCTGTGGCTCGAGGCTGGCAAAATATAGCCGACACCACACTTGGCAGAGCTGATGTGGGAGATAGTTCCATGGCCACAGGACAGGCAGGAACCAACGGTGTGGTTAGCCTTGGAGACGGTGGATATGCCACACTCACATTTCCCAATCCCATTACTAACGGCTCATCATGGGACTTTGCCGTTTTTGAAAATGGGTTTACGGACACTTTCCTTGAGCTTGCATTTGTTGAAGTTAGTTCTGATGGTATTTTATTCTATCGCTTTCCTTCAACATCCCTTACTGATACTTTAGTTCAGGTTGAAGCCTATGGCGGGCTTGATGCAGCAAAACTTAACAACCTTGCCGGGAAATACCGTATGTTTTACGGCACTCCTTTCGACCTTGAAGAACTAAAAGACTCAGTGGAACTGGACATAAATCACATTACACATGTCAGAATCAGAGATGTAGTTGGTTCTCTGGATAATAATTATGCGACCTACGATTCTCATGTTAAAAAAATCAATGACCCCTGGCCCACCCCTTTCAACTCCTCCGGCTTTGACCTTGACGCAGTTGGTGTTATAAATCAAATTGCCTCTGTCAAAGAAAATGATAATAATACAAATTTATCCTTTTACCCGAATCCCTGCAGAAATACAATAACAATTAATTACAACGATATAAGCAGCGGGGCAATATTATCAATACTGAATTTATCAGGAATGTGTATTAAGCAACAAAAAATCGTGGAGCAAACCATCCTAATAAACATCTCTGATATCACTCCGGGAATTTATTTATTGAGGCTTGCCAGCGAAAAACAAACCATTTACAAAAAACTAATCAAGCTATGA
- a CDS encoding peptide deformylase: MKIKNKFSFLLLLLFAATLFAQCKKETFDDPDVPPIDELAFTDAEKAVIFNGAMDSIMRVMNYFIYEDSLILRAQSIDVNLNDTTTLFFLIDRMKVTVLDEGGVGIAAPQVGINRNIIWVQRHDKGTMYNRPWEVFLNPVITKYSDTTEWRSDGCLSIPGIQQNSLRAIWVDVEYDLPDGTHKAERITQKYTAHIFQHEIDHLNGIVFLDRI, encoded by the coding sequence ATGAAAATTAAAAATAAATTCTCATTTCTTTTATTACTTCTTTTTGCAGCTACCTTGTTTGCGCAATGCAAAAAAGAAACTTTTGACGACCCTGATGTTCCACCCATTGATGAGCTTGCATTCACTGATGCCGAGAAAGCTGTAATATTCAATGGGGCCATGGATTCCATCATGAGGGTTATGAATTATTTTATTTATGAAGATTCTTTAATATTACGTGCCCAATCCATTGATGTTAATCTTAATGACACAACAACCTTGTTTTTTCTTATTGACAGGATGAAAGTAACTGTTCTTGATGAAGGTGGAGTCGGTATAGCTGCCCCGCAGGTTGGCATTAACAGAAATATAATCTGGGTGCAGCGCCATGATAAGGGAACTATGTATAACCGTCCATGGGAAGTATTTTTAAATCCTGTAATTACAAAATATTCCGACACAACTGAATGGCGTTCTGACGGCTGTTTGTCAATACCCGGAATTCAGCAGAATTCTCTGCGTGCTATTTGGGTGGATGTAGAATACGACCTGCCGGATGGCACACACAAAGCCGAAAGGATAACTCAAAAATACACAGCACATATATTTCAGCATGAGATTGATCACCTGAATGGCATCGTATTTTTAGACAGGATTTAG
- a CDS encoding OsmC family protein → MKAKIECRWINNMAFEAEVDNHSIKMDADELSGGENLGPKPKALLLVSLAGCTGMDVVSILKKMRVDIEDFYITVEGDLANEHPKFFEKIKIFYHFKGKNLPMDKIQKAVELSHGNYCGVAETLRKGTELEHEIIIEE, encoded by the coding sequence ATGAAAGCAAAAATTGAATGTCGTTGGATTAATAATATGGCATTTGAAGCAGAAGTTGATAATCACTCAATAAAAATGGATGCCGATGAACTTTCGGGAGGTGAAAATCTGGGACCAAAGCCAAAAGCATTATTATTGGTGTCCCTGGCAGGCTGTACCGGTATGGATGTTGTTTCCATTTTAAAAAAAATGAGGGTTGATATTGAAGATTTTTATATTACTGTGGAAGGAGATTTGGCAAATGAACACCCCAAATTTTTTGAAAAAATAAAAATTTTTTACCACTTCAAGGGAAAAAACCTTCCCATGGATAAAATCCAGAAAGCTGTAGAATTATCTCATGGAAATTATTGCGGTGTGGCTGAAACCCTGCGAAAAGGTACAGAACTGGAGCATGAAATAATAATTGAAGAATAA
- a CDS encoding glycosyltransferase family 2 protein, whose translation MPLISIVIPCFNEGENVELVCAKLLEYSFPDAHTEILFVDDGSADNTLQRIKSLADKHKGIVKYISLSRNFGHQNALFAGISTAKGDCIIMMDGDMQHPPEIVPQMVEKWKEGFDIVYTIREQDKSLSLFKRFTSKLYYRLLNAFSDIKVDMGAADFRLIDRKVADVIKNDINESFLFLRGIFNWVGFNKFAISYMPHKRHAGKSKYTFRKMFALATSGIFSFSIKPLRLATYLGLFMSLVSFAYGFYALFMNIFTEKTVSGWTSVIFSILFVGGIIMILLGIIGEYIGRIYVEVKKRPRFLIKDSNYNKTTMD comes from the coding sequence ATGCCTTTAATTTCTATAGTGATACCGTGTTTTAATGAGGGTGAAAATGTAGAACTGGTTTGTGCAAAACTTCTCGAATATTCTTTCCCTGATGCTCATACAGAAATTCTCTTTGTTGATGATGGTAGTGCAGACAACACCCTGCAAAGGATAAAGTCCCTTGCGGATAAGCACAAGGGAATAGTTAAATACATTTCCTTATCGCGAAATTTCGGCCATCAAAATGCTTTATTTGCCGGAATTTCAACGGCAAAAGGCGACTGTATTATCATGATGGATGGGGATATGCAACACCCGCCGGAAATAGTTCCGCAGATGGTTGAAAAATGGAAAGAAGGTTTTGATATTGTTTATACCATAAGAGAGCAGGATAAATCCCTCTCTTTGTTTAAAAGGTTTACTTCAAAATTATATTATAGGTTGTTGAATGCATTTTCAGACATTAAAGTTGACATGGGAGCAGCCGATTTCAGGTTAATAGACAGAAAAGTTGCCGATGTGATAAAAAACGACATCAATGAAAGTTTTTTGTTTCTGCGTGGTATATTCAACTGGGTAGGTTTCAATAAATTCGCTATTAGTTATATGCCCCATAAACGCCATGCAGGAAAATCAAAATATACTTTTCGTAAAATGTTCGCTTTGGCAACGAGCGGAATATTTTCATTTTCTATAAAACCCCTGAGGCTTGCAACTTATCTTGGGTTGTTTATGTCGCTAGTGTCTTTCGCTTATGGGTTTTACGCCTTATTCATGAACATTTTTACGGAAAAAACAGTGAGTGGATGGACTTCCGTCATATTCAGCATTCTTTTTGTCGGAGGGATAATCATGATTTTATTAGGTATCATTGGCGAATATATCGGAAGAATTTATGTTGAAGTTAAAAAACGACCCAGATTCCTGATTAAAGACTCAAATTATAACAAAACCACTATGGATTAA